The proteins below are encoded in one region of Mycobacterium shinjukuense:
- a CDS encoding carbon-nitrogen hydrolase family protein: protein MRIALAQILSGTDPAANLRLVDEYTNQARDAGARLVVFPEATMCRFGVPLRPIAEPVDGPWAHGVRQIATDAGITVIAGMFTPAGDGRVCNTLIAAEPGAPDKPTAHYHKIHLYDAFGFTESRTVAPGHEPVVITVDDVQVGLTICYDIRFPALYTELARRGAQLIAVCAAWGSGPGKLAQWTLLARARALDSMSYIAAAGQADPASTSASLGTDRETGSGAPTGVGGSLVASPLGEVLASAGARPQLLLADIDVARVASARESIAVLRNQSSFAQVDRAESRG, encoded by the coding sequence ATGCGGATCGCGCTGGCGCAAATCCTCAGCGGCACCGACCCGGCCGCGAATCTGCGGCTGGTGGACGAGTACACCAACCAGGCCCGTGACGCGGGCGCAAGGCTTGTGGTGTTTCCCGAGGCCACGATGTGCCGCTTTGGTGTGCCGTTGAGGCCGATCGCTGAGCCCGTCGACGGGCCATGGGCACACGGGGTCCGACAGATTGCCACCGATGCCGGGATCACCGTGATCGCCGGCATGTTCACCCCGGCCGGCGACGGCCGGGTGTGCAACACACTCATCGCGGCCGAGCCAGGCGCGCCCGACAAGCCGACTGCGCACTACCACAAGATCCACCTCTACGACGCGTTTGGCTTCACCGAGTCGCGCACGGTGGCACCCGGGCACGAACCGGTGGTGATCACCGTCGATGACGTCCAGGTCGGTTTGACGATTTGCTACGACATCCGATTTCCCGCGCTTTACACGGAGTTGGCCCGGCGTGGAGCCCAGCTCATCGCGGTCTGCGCAGCGTGGGGTTCGGGGCCCGGCAAACTGGCCCAGTGGACGTTGCTGGCTCGCGCCCGCGCGCTGGACTCGATGAGCTACATCGCCGCAGCCGGTCAAGCCGACCCCGCCAGCACGAGTGCCAGCTTGGGGACCGACCGGGAGACTGGCTCGGGCGCGCCGACCGGGGTGGGCGGCAGCCTGGTGGCATCGCCGCTGGGTGAGGTGCTGGCGTCGGCCGGAGCCCGGCCGCAACTGCTGCTTGCCGACATCGACGTCGCCCGGGTCGCCTCCGCCCGCGAGAGCATCGCCGTGCTGCGCAACCAGTCGAGCTTTGCTCAGGTTGATAGGGCAGAATCGCGGGGATGA
- a CDS encoding SDR family NAD(P)-dependent oxidoreductase: protein MTTAGTQQRVAVVTGASSGIGEATAKTLAAQGFHVVAAARRADRITALADEIGGTAIVTDVTDGAAVDALARRLSRVDVLVNNAGGAKGLEFVADADEQHWRWMWETNVLGTLRMTRTLLPKLIESGDGLIVTITSIAALEVYDGGAGYTAAKHAQAALHRTLRGELLGKPVRLTEIAPGAVETEFSLVRFDGDQQRANAVYAGMTPLVAADVAEVVGFVASRPSHVNLDQVIIRPRDQASATRRATRPG, encoded by the coding sequence GTGACCACAGCCGGAACGCAACAACGGGTCGCGGTAGTCACCGGTGCCAGTTCGGGAATCGGTGAGGCAACCGCGAAAACACTTGCCGCCCAAGGGTTTCACGTGGTTGCGGCGGCACGCCGGGCGGACCGTATCACCGCTTTGGCCGACGAGATCGGCGGTACCGCGATTGTGACCGACGTCACCGACGGCGCCGCCGTCGATGCGCTGGCCCGCCGATTGAGCCGGGTCGACGTGCTGGTCAACAACGCCGGCGGCGCCAAAGGTCTGGAATTCGTCGCCGACGCCGACGAGCAGCATTGGCGCTGGATGTGGGAGACCAACGTGTTGGGCACGCTGCGGATGACCCGCACGCTGCTGCCCAAGCTGATCGAATCCGGCGACGGGCTCATCGTCACCATCACCTCGATCGCCGCGCTGGAGGTGTATGACGGCGGCGCCGGCTACACCGCGGCAAAGCACGCGCAAGCGGCCCTGCACCGCACGCTGCGCGGCGAACTGCTGGGAAAGCCGGTGCGGCTCACCGAGATCGCCCCGGGCGCGGTCGAGACCGAGTTCTCCCTCGTCCGCTTCGACGGCGACCAGCAACGCGCGAACGCGGTCTATGCCGGGATGACACCGTTGGTGGCCGCCGACGTCGCCGAGGTGGTCGGGTTCGTGGCGTCGCGACCGTCGCACGTCAACCTCGACCAGGTCATCATCCGGCCGCGTGACCAGGCCAGCGCCACTCGACGAGCTACCCGTCCGGGCTAA
- a CDS encoding LmeA family phospholipid-binding protein, with the protein MTHPQGPLNDGPSTWARPGAQGPLARTSGPAESSGGRLRPGAAGAGHTHDPQTVAGRSSRQTEPLSAAHAQAQRPGYGAAGRAGTRTTPLATADEGAAPAKGKRRRFRDPLSVFLILIIVFSLVLAGLIGAELYVRNQANDKVAAAVACEVRDQATASFGVAPLVLWQVITRHFTNISVETAGHQVRDAKGMKIQITISNVRLTNAPGSKGTIGALDATITWTAEGIKESVQNALPILGPFVTSSVVTHPKDGTIELKGMLDDIVAKPVVAGNGIELQILSFNTLGFSLPRESVQSMLNDFTANLTKNYPLGIHADSVQVTSTGVISHFSTRDATIPADSLHPCFANL; encoded by the coding sequence ATGACACATCCGCAGGGACCGCTGAACGACGGCCCGTCAACGTGGGCGCGTCCGGGCGCTCAGGGTCCGCTCGCCCGAACCTCAGGCCCGGCCGAGTCATCCGGCGGGCGACTGCGTCCCGGCGCGGCCGGAGCCGGCCACACGCACGACCCGCAAACCGTCGCCGGTCGGTCGTCGCGGCAGACCGAGCCGTTGTCGGCGGCCCATGCCCAGGCCCAGCGACCCGGCTACGGCGCAGCCGGCCGGGCCGGTACCCGAACCACTCCACTGGCCACGGCGGACGAAGGCGCGGCGCCAGCGAAAGGCAAGCGACGTCGTTTCCGCGACCCGTTATCTGTCTTCTTGATCCTCATCATCGTGTTTTCGCTGGTCCTGGCCGGGCTGATCGGTGCCGAGCTGTACGTTCGCAACCAAGCCAACGACAAGGTCGCTGCGGCGGTGGCCTGCGAGGTCAGGGATCAGGCCACCGCGTCGTTCGGGGTGGCGCCACTGGTGCTGTGGCAGGTCATTACCCGGCATTTCACCAACATTTCGGTGGAGACCGCGGGTCACCAGGTCCGCGACGCCAAGGGCATGAAGATCCAGATCACCATCTCCAATGTCCGGCTGACGAACGCACCGGGCTCCAAGGGCACGATCGGGGCGCTGGACGCCACCATCACCTGGACCGCTGAGGGCATCAAGGAGTCCGTGCAGAACGCCCTTCCGATACTGGGTCCGTTCGTCACCAGCAGCGTGGTCACGCACCCCAAGGACGGCACCATCGAATTGAAGGGCATGCTGGACGACATTGTCGCCAAGCCGGTGGTGGCCGGTAACGGGATCGAGCTGCAGATCCTCAGCTTCAACACGCTGGGCTTCTCGCTGCCGAGAGAGAGCGTGCAGTCGATGCTCAACGACTTCACCGCCAACCTGACCAAGAACTACCCGCTGGGCATCCACGCGGACAGCGTGCAGGTGACCT
- a CDS encoding ROK family protein, giving the protein MHSPTLAPQSPSRRRHPPRSHRHVVPPALHLSDTAAAAVFRAVRLRGPVGRDVIAKVTSLSIATVNRQVIALLAAGLLRERADLAVSGAIGRPRVPVEVSHEPFVTLGIHIGARTTSIVATDLFGRTLDTVETPTPLNAAAPALAALADSAGRYLRRWHRRRPLWVGVAIGGAVDGATGHVDHPRLGWRQAPVGPVLADALGLPVSVASHVDAMAGAELLLGMRRFAPSSPTSLYVYARETVGYALVIGGRVHCPASGPGTIASLPAHSALLGGGGQLESTVSDEAVLAAARRLRLLPDVAPVTRTSGPATAITDLIRVARAGNQQATDLLAERARVLGEAVALLRDLLNPDELVVGGQAFTEYPEGMARVEAAFAARSVLPPRDIRVTAFGNRVQEAGAGLVALSGLYADPLGAMRRAGALQPQLPVAEPEAFA; this is encoded by the coding sequence GTGCACTCACCCACCCTTGCCCCCCAGTCACCTAGCCGCCGCAGACACCCGCCACGGTCCCATCGCCACGTCGTGCCCCCGGCGCTGCACCTGTCGGACACCGCGGCGGCGGCCGTCTTTCGCGCGGTGCGGTTGCGCGGTCCGGTCGGCCGGGACGTCATCGCCAAGGTCACCTCGCTGAGTATTGCGACGGTGAACCGCCAGGTCATCGCCCTGCTGGCGGCGGGTCTGCTGCGGGAGCGGGCCGATCTCGCGGTGTCCGGCGCCATCGGGCGGCCACGGGTTCCCGTGGAGGTCAGCCACGAACCGTTTGTGACGCTGGGCATCCACATCGGCGCACGGACCACCAGCATCGTGGCCACTGACTTGTTCGGCCGCACACTCGACACGGTCGAGACCCCGACGCCGCTCAACGCCGCGGCGCCCGCGCTGGCGGCGCTGGCCGACAGCGCCGGCCGGTACCTGAGGCGCTGGCATCGGCGCCGGCCGTTGTGGGTCGGGGTCGCGATCGGTGGCGCCGTCGACGGCGCCACCGGTCACGTCGACCACCCGCGGCTGGGCTGGCGACAAGCGCCGGTGGGCCCGGTGCTGGCCGACGCGCTGGGTTTGCCGGTGTCGGTGGCGTCCCACGTCGACGCCATGGCCGGAGCCGAACTGCTGCTGGGCATGCGGCGGTTTGCGCCCAGCTCCCCGACCAGCCTGTACGTCTACGCCCGCGAAACCGTGGGTTATGCGTTGGTGATTGGCGGGCGGGTGCACTGCCCAGCCAGCGGGCCGGGCACCATTGCGTCGCTGCCGGCCCACTCCGCGCTGCTCGGCGGCGGCGGGCAGCTGGAATCCACCGTCAGCGACGAGGCGGTGTTGGCGGCCGCCCGACGGCTCCGGCTGCTGCCCGATGTTGCCCCGGTGACCCGCACGAGCGGGCCGGCTACGGCGATCACCGACCTGATCAGGGTGGCGCGGGCCGGCAACCAACAGGCCACAGATCTGCTGGCGGAGCGGGCCAGGGTGCTGGGCGAGGCGGTGGCGTTGCTGCGTGACCTGCTCAACCCCGACGAGCTGGTGGTCGGCGGCCAGGCGTTCACCGAGTACCCGGAAGGCATGGCGCGGGTGGAGGCGGCGTTCGCCGCGCGCTCGGTGCTGCCGCCGCGCGACATCCGGGTCACCGCCTTCGGCAACCGGGTGCAGGAGGCCGGCGCCGGCCTGGTGGCGTTGAGCGGACTCTATGCCGATCCGTTGGGTGCGATGCGCCGCGCCGGGGCGCTGCAACCCCAGTTGCCGGTCGCCGAACCGGAGGCGTTTGCTTAA
- a CDS encoding L,D-transpeptidase, producing the protein MGESVFRPVSLAFVSTSSTPQSQGPVNRRLALTALGIGVLAPNVLAACAGKVIKQSEKKPPPAPRLTYQPAPNTPAAQDVLPIAPISVQVGDGWFQRVALTNSAGKVVAGAYSRDRTVYTITEPLGYDTTYTWSGSAVGHDGTAVPVTGKFTTVTPASKIDGGFQLADGQTVGIAAPIIIQFDAPIVDKATVERALTVTTNPPVEGSWAWLPDEAKGARVHWRPREYYPAGTTVNVDAKLYGLPFGDGAYGAQDMSLSFQIGRRQVVKAEVSSHRIQVVTDAGVIMDFPCSYGEADKPRNVTRNGIHVVTEKYADFYMSNPAAGYSNVHERWAVRISNNGEFIHANPASAGAQGNTNVTNGCINLSTSDAQEYFNSAIYGDPVEVTGSSIQLSYADGDIWDWAVDWDTWVSMSALPPPAARPPGSRIPVTAPAAPSTAPASGPPSTGAGPGG; encoded by the coding sequence GTGGGGGAGAGCGTGTTTCGCCCGGTATCTTTGGCTTTCGTGAGCACATCTAGCACCCCCCAAAGCCAGGGGCCGGTCAACCGGCGCCTGGCTTTGACGGCCCTTGGGATCGGCGTGCTCGCACCGAACGTGCTGGCCGCCTGCGCTGGCAAAGTCATCAAACAATCCGAGAAGAAGCCGCCACCGGCGCCCCGTCTGACGTATCAACCGGCCCCGAACACTCCGGCGGCCCAAGATGTGCTGCCCATCGCGCCGATCAGCGTCCAAGTCGGCGACGGCTGGTTCCAGCGGGTTGCGCTGACCAACTCGGCCGGCAAGGTCGTCGCCGGCGCGTATAGCCGAGATCGCACCGTCTACACGATCACCGAGCCGCTGGGCTACGACACCACCTACACCTGGAGCGGTTCGGCCGTCGGTCACGACGGCACGGCCGTTCCGGTGACGGGCAAGTTCACCACCGTGACGCCGGCCAGCAAGATCGACGGCGGATTCCAGCTGGCCGACGGGCAGACCGTCGGGATCGCGGCGCCGATCATCATCCAGTTCGATGCGCCGATCGTCGACAAGGCCACCGTCGAGCGAGCCCTCACCGTCACCACCAACCCGCCCGTCGAGGGCAGCTGGGCCTGGCTGCCCGATGAGGCGAAGGGGGCTCGGGTGCACTGGCGACCGCGGGAGTACTACCCGGCGGGTACCACCGTCAACGTGGACGCCAAGCTGTACGGCCTGCCGTTCGGCGACGGCGCCTACGGCGCTCAGGACATGTCGTTGAGCTTTCAGATCGGTCGTCGGCAGGTGGTCAAGGCCGAAGTTTCCTCGCACCGGATCCAGGTGGTCACCGATGCGGGCGTCATCATGGATTTCCCGTGCAGCTACGGCGAAGCCGACAAGCCCCGCAACGTGACCCGCAACGGCATTCACGTGGTCACCGAGAAGTACGCCGACTTCTACATGTCCAACCCGGCCGCCGGCTACAGCAATGTCCACGAACGCTGGGCGGTGCGGATCTCCAACAACGGCGAGTTCATCCACGCCAACCCGGCGAGCGCGGGCGCGCAGGGCAACACCAACGTCACCAACGGCTGTATCAACCTGTCGACGAGCGACGCGCAGGAGTATTTCAATTCGGCGATCTACGGAGACCCGGTCGAGGTGACCGGCAGCTCGATCCAGCTGTCCTACGCCGACGGCGACATCTGGGACTGGGCCGTGGACTGGGACACCTGGGTGTCGATGTCGGCCCTGCCGCCGCCGGCCGCGCGTCCTCCGGGAAGCCGCATCCCGGTCACCGCGCCGGCTGCGCCGTCAACCGCGCCCGCCTCTGGCCCACCCAGCACCGGCGCGGGCCCGGGTGGTTAG
- a CDS encoding DUF2505 domain-containing protein — protein sequence MPRSFDMSADYGGSVEAVHRAFHEEEYWRARLAETPVDVATLESMRIGGESGDTGTIEVVTLQLVRSHNLPGLVTQLHRGDLCVRREEAWGPVNGGIATATIAGSIVDAPANLWGTAVLAPTGSGSRMSLRLTVQVRVPIIGGKLERIIGTQLGQLVAIEQRFTTDWIMNNA from the coding sequence ATGCCGCGTTCATTCGACATGTCGGCCGACTACGGGGGCAGCGTCGAAGCCGTTCACCGGGCCTTCCACGAGGAGGAGTACTGGCGGGCCAGGCTGGCCGAAACCCCGGTCGACGTCGCGACGCTGGAGTCGATGCGGATAGGTGGCGAGTCCGGCGACACCGGCACCATCGAAGTGGTCACCCTGCAGCTGGTGCGCAGCCACAACCTGCCGGGCCTGGTCACGCAGCTGCATCGGGGCGACCTGTGTGTGCGGCGGGAGGAAGCCTGGGGCCCGGTCAACGGCGGGATCGCCACCGCCACCATTGCCGGCTCGATCGTGGACGCACCGGCGAACCTGTGGGGCACGGCCGTGCTGGCACCCACCGGCAGCGGCTCCCGGATGTCGCTGCGACTCACCGTCCAGGTGCGGGTCCCCATCATCGGCGGCAAGCTGGAGCGGATCATCGGCACCCAATTGGGCCAGCTGGTGGCGATTGAACAGCGCTTCACCACCGACTGGATCATGAACAACGCCTGA
- a CDS encoding UDP-N-acetylmuramate dehydrogenase, whose amino-acid sequence MVRLPLRAVVGSFFAGARVAESVSLAPLTTLRVGPVARRVITCRTTDQVVAVLQRLDSEARDGHCGPPLVIAGGSNLVIGDALADLTVVRLANDRVTIDGNLVRAEAGAVWDQVVVSSIEHGLGGLECLSGIPGSVGATPVQNVGAYGSEVSDTITRVRLLDRRSGLVRWVPGDELGFGYRTSVLRHANGLDLPAVVLEVEFALDPSGRSAPLRYAELTAALGAVSGERADPHTVREAVLTLRARKGMVLDAADHDTWSVGSFFTNPVVTPQQYERLVARIDGPVPHFPAPGAVKLAAGWLVERAGFGKGYPETAVGGREAPCRLSTKHALALTNRGGATAEDVLVLARTVRDGVRDVFGITLRPEPVLVGCVL is encoded by the coding sequence CTGGTCAGGCTACCGTTACGGGCCGTGGTCGGTTCCTTCTTTGCCGGAGCGCGCGTCGCTGAATCGGTTTCGTTGGCGCCGTTGACCACATTGCGGGTAGGGCCGGTGGCACGGCGCGTAATAACTTGCCGCACCACCGATCAGGTGGTCGCCGTGCTCCAGCGGCTGGACAGCGAAGCCCGCGACGGGCACTGCGGCCCACCGCTTGTGATCGCTGGCGGCTCCAACCTGGTGATCGGCGACGCCCTTGCCGACCTGACCGTGGTGCGGTTGGCTAACGACCGCGTCACCATCGACGGCAACCTGGTGCGCGCGGAGGCCGGCGCGGTGTGGGATCAGGTGGTGGTCAGCAGCATCGAGCATGGTCTGGGTGGGCTGGAATGCCTGTCCGGCATCCCCGGCTCGGTCGGGGCCACCCCGGTGCAGAACGTCGGGGCCTACGGCTCGGAGGTGTCCGACACCATCACTCGGGTCCGGCTCTTGGATCGGCGCAGCGGGTTGGTGCGCTGGGTCCCCGGCGACGAGCTGGGTTTTGGTTATCGCACCAGCGTGCTCAGGCACGCCAACGGGCTTGACCTGCCCGCTGTGGTCCTGGAAGTGGAGTTTGCGTTGGATCCGTCGGGCCGCAGCGCCCCGTTGCGCTACGCGGAGCTGACGGCCGCGCTCGGCGCGGTCAGCGGTGAGCGCGCCGACCCGCACACCGTCCGCGAGGCGGTGCTAACCCTGCGGGCCCGCAAGGGCATGGTGCTCGACGCGGCCGACCACGACACCTGGAGCGTGGGGTCGTTCTTCACCAACCCGGTGGTCACACCGCAGCAATATGAACGGCTGGTCGCGCGGATCGACGGGCCAGTGCCGCATTTTCCGGCACCTGGCGCAGTCAAGCTGGCCGCCGGCTGGCTGGTGGAGCGGGCCGGCTTCGGCAAGGGGTATCCGGAGACCGCGGTGGGTGGTCGTGAAGCCCCGTGCCGGCTGTCCACCAAGCACGCGCTCGCGCTGACCAACCGTGGGGGTGCCACCGCCGAGGATGTGCTGGTACTGGCGCGCACGGTTCGTGACGGGGTTCGCGATGTGTTTGGTATCACACTGAGACCCGAACCGGTCCTGGTCGGCTGCGTGTTGTAG